One genomic region from Fictibacillus marinisediminis encodes:
- a CDS encoding DUF6044 family protein — translation MVRRPISRESKYLYGAWIILLIYLSPLFILGENAHIRVHDNMDSNIAWYRVLVHSGQLFGNIQAVIPQVINGLPRDTFETEFSGIVWLHALFPAMQAYAISQAITRVFAFIGMYLLLKDHFVKEQELSFIRVGVALAFALTPFWPSGMLSTLGMPLALWAFLNIRNQASGRKEWLVLLLLPFYSSFVLGFFFFLFAMALLWITDVWRKRKWNFKFLISITFMVLIYLMTEYRLVYSLLLPQAPTSRNEFKESVLDFPSSISLMLKNFLLGHTHVMTIHTYFILPLLFVALWKVIRQKTWRNETLFLFLMVLNAVLSVWYGLWFFKGWQPLKDQVSLLNTFNFSRFHFLHPLILYLLFAIGLKIVGQGKGKWKKTAVVLLILQLLLLFTLNEEIRYRIAGYPSFKEFYSTQLFEKIDRFIGKPKYTYRVASIGLHPSISQYNGFYTLDTYNNFYPLSYKHQFRSIISKELDKNRKLKHYFDHWGGRCYLFSAELGKHYSFEKDSDKEIDHLQINTKAFKKLGGRYIFSSVPIVNAREDHLTYEKTFTDPHSVWKIYLYQVR, via the coding sequence ATGGTAAGGAGGCCTATATCAAGAGAATCAAAATACTTGTATGGTGCATGGATCATCCTTCTGATCTATCTCTCTCCGCTTTTTATTTTAGGAGAGAATGCTCACATCCGAGTCCATGATAATATGGATTCCAATATTGCGTGGTACCGTGTTCTCGTTCACAGCGGACAGCTGTTTGGAAATATTCAAGCTGTCATACCGCAAGTAATCAACGGCCTGCCGAGGGATACCTTTGAAACGGAATTCAGCGGCATCGTCTGGCTGCATGCGTTGTTTCCAGCAATGCAAGCCTATGCCATATCACAGGCGATAACCCGGGTGTTTGCTTTTATTGGGATGTATCTGCTGCTGAAAGATCATTTTGTGAAAGAGCAGGAATTATCGTTTATCCGTGTTGGTGTAGCTTTAGCCTTTGCTTTAACGCCTTTTTGGCCTTCAGGCATGCTGAGCACCCTCGGAATGCCGCTCGCATTATGGGCGTTTTTAAATATTCGCAATCAGGCATCAGGTCGTAAGGAATGGCTGGTCCTTCTCCTGCTGCCTTTTTACTCCAGCTTTGTATTAGGTTTTTTCTTTTTTCTCTTTGCAATGGCTTTATTATGGATAACGGATGTGTGGAGAAAGAGAAAGTGGAACTTTAAATTTCTCATCAGTATCACCTTTATGGTTTTGATCTACTTGATGACTGAATACCGCCTGGTGTATTCACTTCTGCTTCCACAGGCACCGACGAGCAGGAATGAATTCAAGGAATCTGTCCTTGATTTTCCATCTTCCATAAGTCTGATGCTGAAAAATTTCCTATTGGGCCATACTCATGTGATGACGATTCACACGTACTTCATCCTGCCGCTTTTATTCGTGGCTCTGTGGAAGGTCATTAGACAAAAGACATGGAGAAATGAAACTCTTTTTCTTTTTCTCATGGTATTGAATGCTGTCTTATCTGTATGGTATGGCCTTTGGTTTTTTAAAGGATGGCAGCCGCTGAAAGATCAAGTCTCTCTTTTAAATACGTTTAACTTTTCGAGGTTTCACTTTCTGCATCCGTTAATTTTGTATCTTTTGTTCGCAATAGGCTTGAAGATCGTTGGACAGGGGAAGGGTAAATGGAAAAAAACAGCCGTGGTTTTGCTTATCCTTCAATTGCTATTGCTGTTCACACTGAATGAGGAAATCCGTTATCGAATCGCTGGATACCCTTCGTTCAAGGAATTTTACTCCACTCAGCTCTTTGAGAAAATTGACCGCTTTATTGGAAAACCGAAATATACGTATCGGGTAGCAAGCATAGGACTGCATCCCTCGATCTCTCAATACAACGGATTTTACACGCTCGATACCTATAACAATTTTTATCCGCTCTCCTATAAACACCAATTCCGTTCCATTATTTCTAAGGAACTGGACAAGAACCGAAAACTGAAGCACTATTTTGACCACTGGGGCGGCCGATGTTATCTATTCTCAGCAGAACTTGGCAAGCATTATAGTTTTGAGAAAGATTCGGATAAAGAAATCGACCACCTGCAAATAAACACAAAGGCGTTTAAAAAGCTTGGAGGACGGTACATCTTTTCATCTGTTCCTATCGTCAATGCCAGGGAAGACCATTTAACGTATGAAAAAACATTTACGGACCCGCATTCGGTATGGAAAATCTATCTTTACCAGGTGAGATGA
- the yunB gene encoding sporulation protein YunB: MFGHRMKLRKGPLPFKRVLLYSLIMLLGMTIFAFWLVDHKIEPILKNIARSEVHNIADEAINDAILKTTNQYDMNKLIVIHEQKGQHPAYSLNYQMFNKVLGKMTESIHDEIKSQQHTKKDRFGNRLNSIVYQIPLGAAFNNSLLSDVGPPVPVEMSVVGNVDSDLKTKPMNVGINNPYLEVYVHLKVNVQVVVPFSSEKVTVANNVKLGDLFLPQDVPEYYGDGGGLFKPAVIGNKAKKND; this comes from the coding sequence ATGTTTGGTCATCGAATGAAATTGCGGAAAGGACCTCTGCCGTTTAAACGTGTGCTGTTATACTCGTTGATCATGCTCCTCGGTATGACTATTTTTGCATTTTGGTTAGTGGACCATAAAATTGAACCCATCTTAAAAAACATTGCCCGTTCGGAAGTCCATAACATCGCGGATGAAGCCATCAATGATGCCATTCTTAAAACTACAAATCAATATGATATGAATAAATTGATTGTTATCCATGAACAAAAAGGCCAGCATCCGGCCTACAGTCTAAATTATCAAATGTTTAATAAGGTTTTGGGGAAAATGACGGAAAGTATTCATGATGAAATAAAGAGTCAGCAGCATACCAAAAAAGATAGATTCGGAAATAGACTTAACTCAATTGTCTATCAAATCCCGTTAGGTGCAGCATTTAACAACTCCTTGCTATCCGATGTAGGGCCTCCCGTACCAGTAGAAATGAGTGTGGTTGGAAACGTGGATTCAGATCTGAAAACCAAGCCAATGAACGTAGGAATTAATAATCCATATCTTGAGGTTTATGTACATTTAAAAGTAAATGTACAGGTTGTTGTACCATTTTCTTCAGAAAAAGTAACCGTAGCGAACAATGTAAAACTTGGTGATCTTTTCTTGCCGCAAGACGTTCCAGAGTATTACGGAGACGGCGGAGGCTTATTCAAACCAGCAGTTATTGGCAATAAAGCGAAAAAGAACGATTAA
- a CDS encoding glycosyltransferase family 2 protein has protein sequence MNEPILTIVVPCYNEEEVLQETTKQLTYLLEDLETEKLIHTQSKIMFVDDGSKDRTWNMIEEESFVNGYVTGLKLSRNAGHQNALLAGLMKAKEFSDCVISIDADLQDDITVIREFILKYNEGCEIVYGVRRKRDTDTFFKRTTANGFYRFMQKIGIDLIPNHADFRLMSKRALDELCRYEENNLFLRGIIPLIGFKSDNAYYDRKERLAGTTKYPLKKMLAFAADGITSFSIAPIRFVTLIGMMSIILSVLLGGYAIVQEILGHTESGWSSLMISIWFIGGLQLLGIGVIGEYIGKIFKEVKRRPKYSIEANLNLEDTPRKREIFHESTVR, from the coding sequence ATGAATGAACCTATCTTAACGATTGTTGTTCCCTGCTACAACGAAGAAGAAGTGCTGCAGGAAACAACAAAACAATTAACCTATCTTCTGGAAGACCTGGAGACAGAAAAGTTGATTCATACACAAAGTAAAATCATGTTTGTGGATGACGGCAGCAAAGACAGGACATGGAACATGATTGAAGAAGAAAGCTTTGTAAATGGTTATGTAACTGGATTGAAATTATCCAGGAACGCCGGCCATCAGAACGCTTTGCTAGCCGGTTTGATGAAAGCAAAGGAATTCTCGGATTGTGTCATTTCCATTGATGCCGATCTGCAGGATGACATCACCGTCATCAGGGAATTTATCCTGAAATACAATGAGGGCTGCGAGATCGTGTATGGTGTCCGAAGAAAAAGAGATACGGATACTTTTTTTAAGCGAACGACAGCGAATGGTTTCTATCGTTTTATGCAAAAGATTGGAATAGACCTCATTCCTAATCATGCTGATTTTCGTTTAATGAGCAAGAGGGCCTTGGATGAGCTGTGCCGATATGAAGAAAACAACTTATTTTTGAGGGGGATCATTCCTCTCATCGGATTCAAGTCAGACAATGCATATTATGACCGCAAAGAACGGCTGGCAGGCACAACAAAATATCCATTAAAGAAGATGCTCGCATTTGCGGCAGACGGAATCACTTCATTTAGCATTGCCCCCATTCGCTTCGTAACACTAATAGGGATGATGTCTATTATTCTCAGTGTGCTGTTAGGGGGCTATGCCATTGTTCAGGAAATCCTGGGACATACAGAATCAGGATGGTCCTCCTTAATGATCTCCATCTGGTTTATTGGTGGGCTGCAGCTTTTAGGCATAGGCGTGATCGGTGAATATATCGGAAAAATCTTTAAAGAAGTAAAGCGGCGTCCAAAATACTCGATAGAAGCAAATCTTAATCTGGAAGATACACCAAGAAAACGGGAGATTTTCCATGAAAGCACGGTCCGCTAA
- a CDS encoding winged helix-turn-helix domain-containing protein codes for MAQWKTQSIDLMKIFSDPRRLRILHLASEQPITVKQLASELNEHPSRLYYHVKKLEEAELLEVAETKQLGNLVEKYYKTVNMEGVLYRGDLQAQAEQPEVALSLTYQLIEPALKLYERSLAKVREEKKQGVELNELPYHVTINSSSDRMTAKEWQESFPTIMKALGKKDKKEFDWPERPEKKILSEEEANKVGTYQYVLISYRIEDAEELGIVTENEEEK; via the coding sequence ATGGCTCAATGGAAAACACAATCGATCGATTTAATGAAAATCTTCTCTGATCCAAGGAGACTGAGAATTCTTCACCTTGCATCCGAACAGCCGATCACGGTAAAACAGCTCGCGTCGGAACTGAACGAACACCCTTCCAGGCTGTATTATCACGTGAAAAAGCTTGAAGAAGCGGAACTTCTGGAAGTGGCAGAAACAAAGCAGCTCGGTAATCTTGTGGAGAAATACTATAAAACCGTTAATATGGAAGGTGTGCTTTACAGAGGTGATCTCCAGGCACAGGCCGAACAGCCCGAAGTAGCACTTTCACTAACCTATCAATTAATCGAACCTGCGTTAAAGCTGTATGAAAGATCTCTTGCGAAGGTAAGAGAAGAAAAAAAGCAGGGTGTTGAACTGAATGAACTCCCCTATCATGTAACGATCAATTCCTCGAGCGACCGCATGACGGCTAAAGAATGGCAGGAGTCCTTTCCTACCATCATGAAAGCTCTTGGAAAAAAAGATAAAAAAGAGTTCGACTGGCCGGAACGCCCGGAAAAAAAGATACTGTCCGAAGAAGAAGCCAACAAAGTCGGTACGTATCAATATGTATTGATCAGTTACAGAATTGAGGATGCAGAAGAACTTGGGATTGTGACAGAAAATGAAGAAGAAAAATAA
- a CDS encoding cation diffusion facilitator family transporter: MGKLFKHLKNGNKSAFLAAIVNTIIAIIKGGAYLSTGNVAMFAETMHSLGDAANQFFVFIGSALSKRGATDRFPNGFGRLVNLVLLGAVLIVGIMSFETVKEGFTHIFHPTESTGFAINLAVLGAAVLLEAFVLFKAMKEIMHDAGDTTSGFAVFAKSFGYLPKAKPATKLVFMEDMVATAGGLLAIIAIVIAHYTPFHQAEGIASILIGLMMFFVVGKVFLDNAAGALGEADEEMEDKIGDLVLRDPDVKDVVGVTVIKEGEDLHVELEVEVDPSLTVAQADDIKDRLEEQILLEKGVADVTIEFDEDDGVQQWQEHRKNMNETEK; this comes from the coding sequence ATGGGGAAGCTATTTAAACACTTAAAAAACGGAAATAAGTCCGCATTTTTAGCGGCAATCGTCAACACCATCATTGCCATCATTAAAGGCGGCGCCTATCTCAGTACAGGGAATGTGGCCATGTTTGCAGAAACGATGCACAGTCTAGGTGATGCTGCCAATCAATTCTTTGTATTCATCGGTTCTGCATTAAGCAAAAGAGGGGCAACAGACCGTTTTCCTAATGGGTTTGGAAGACTTGTGAACCTCGTGCTGCTGGGCGCCGTTCTGATTGTTGGAATCATGTCGTTTGAAACAGTTAAAGAAGGATTTACACACATCTTTCACCCGACGGAATCGACTGGCTTTGCCATCAATCTGGCTGTGCTGGGAGCAGCGGTCCTGCTCGAGGCATTCGTCCTTTTTAAAGCAATGAAAGAGATCATGCATGATGCAGGGGACACCACGAGCGGTTTTGCCGTATTCGCTAAAAGTTTCGGTTATCTTCCAAAAGCCAAACCAGCTACAAAACTTGTTTTTATGGAAGATATGGTAGCCACTGCAGGCGGACTGCTCGCTATCATCGCCATTGTCATCGCCCACTACACACCGTTTCACCAAGCAGAAGGCATCGCGTCAATACTGATTGGCCTTATGATGTTCTTTGTTGTCGGAAAAGTATTTCTTGATAATGCTGCAGGGGCTCTTGGAGAAGCGGATGAGGAAATGGAAGACAAAATTGGTGATTTGGTCTTGCGTGATCCTGATGTGAAAGATGTGGTCGGAGTAACCGTCATTAAAGAAGGCGAAGATCTTCATGTCGAACTTGAAGTTGAAGTAGATCCATCGCTGACCGTCGCCCAGGCAGACGACATAAAAGACCGTCTTGAAGAGCAGATCTTATTGGAAAAAGGCGTAGCTGATGTCACTATTGAGTTTGATGAAGACGATGGTGTTCAGCAATGGCAGGAGCACCGCAAAAACATGAATGAAACTGAAAAATGA
- a CDS encoding MFS transporter, with amino-acid sequence MESSLAQEAKVIKKASFGEVFANRQFLFLWIASIFTGLSFSIYLISETWFVIRALEAPSRLGIIMMLTTIPRVLLMSIGGVLADRMKRSHVIFISNLTRGLLVLGLVLLIMNDSMNLIFLGIFALCFGVLDAFYWPANQSMLPTIVEKEHIVRSNSLMQTTNQLSLLTGPVIAGFIIKFGSFSGVFCCTSILLICSSILISQIRYPDQQSKETKKRESTFQQLKEGIVYVKSVPYLLITMATSIFVNLFLVGPLNIGLPLMVDQYLKGDVLALSYLESSLAGGMVVGALLTGALNIKRKRPVISLSLIALLSVFNIFLSQMSALWHGILLLSMAGVCLSISNIISPSLVQEMTDKHMMGRVQSLMATASMGFVPLSFALVSSLLSGGIPIDKIILVSSVVLTMFVVLVLWRSKVIRTMD; translated from the coding sequence ATGGAAAGCAGTTTGGCACAGGAAGCAAAGGTTATAAAAAAGGCATCATTTGGAGAGGTTTTTGCCAACCGGCAGTTTTTATTTTTATGGATTGCCAGTATTTTTACAGGGCTGTCGTTCTCTATCTATTTAATTTCAGAGACCTGGTTTGTTATACGTGCTCTAGAAGCCCCATCAAGGCTTGGAATTATTATGATGCTCACCACCATTCCACGGGTACTGCTCATGTCAATCGGCGGCGTTCTCGCTGACCGGATGAAGCGGTCGCATGTGATCTTCATTTCCAATCTGACGAGAGGATTACTTGTACTTGGCTTAGTGCTTTTGATCATGAACGACAGTATGAACCTGATTTTCCTCGGTATATTTGCTCTTTGTTTTGGTGTACTTGATGCCTTTTACTGGCCGGCGAACCAATCCATGCTTCCCACCATCGTTGAAAAGGAGCATATCGTACGCTCCAACTCTCTCATGCAGACCACCAATCAGCTATCTTTATTAACTGGCCCGGTCATCGCCGGCTTTATCATTAAATTTGGCTCCTTCAGCGGCGTTTTCTGTTGCACTTCTATCCTGCTCATCTGCAGCAGCATTCTTATCTCGCAAATCCGCTATCCAGATCAGCAATCAAAAGAAACAAAAAAAAGAGAATCCACATTTCAGCAGTTAAAGGAAGGCATTGTCTACGTCAAAAGCGTCCCCTACCTGCTCATAACGATGGCCACTTCAATTTTTGTCAATCTGTTCTTGGTAGGCCCTCTCAATATCGGATTGCCTCTAATGGTGGATCAGTATTTAAAAGGAGATGTCTTGGCGTTAAGCTATCTGGAAAGCTCTCTTGCTGGCGGCATGGTAGTGGGAGCACTGCTTACTGGGGCATTGAACATAAAAAGAAAACGGCCGGTCATCAGCCTTTCTCTAATCGCTCTTCTCTCGGTCTTTAATATTTTCTTAAGCCAAATGTCCGCTCTCTGGCATGGTATTTTACTTCTATCGATGGCAGGTGTATGCTTATCCATCTCCAATATTATCTCTCCGTCCTTAGTTCAGGAGATGACGGATAAACACATGATGGGCCGAGTGCAAAGCTTAATGGCTACAGCTTCTATGGGATTCGTCCCACTCTCATTTGCGCTTGTATCCTCTTTACTGTCAGGAGGAATTCCGATTGACAAAATTATTTTGGTTTCAAGCGTGGTCCTTACCATGTTTGTGGTTCTCGTGCTTTGGAGAAGCAAAGTGATCCGAACGATGGACTAA
- a CDS encoding NUDIX domain-containing protein, producing MRAIEFEKQFVTAGIFVFYKGLFPFQIGPTRKGDQLGVVRLGGHREENETPIETAVRELREESGMNVKPIHSPVTYHTPSWNYPETKVRAQDSQGMAPVLIKGVNGEYSVMYFGESMDKPVPSSEARAIVLLKPADIVLICSRTLTFGEYITRNGIVVEREKMDRNLNLVPFPQLRFLSRLLKENPAWLKGI from the coding sequence ATGAGAGCAATAGAGTTTGAAAAGCAGTTTGTGACAGCTGGAATCTTTGTCTTCTATAAAGGGCTTTTCCCGTTTCAAATCGGTCCGACAAGGAAAGGGGATCAGCTCGGAGTCGTCAGGCTGGGTGGGCATCGGGAAGAAAATGAAACACCGATCGAGACAGCGGTGCGGGAATTGCGTGAAGAATCGGGCATGAATGTAAAACCCATCCATTCCCCAGTGACCTATCATACGCCCAGCTGGAATTATCCTGAAACAAAAGTGAGGGCACAGGATTCACAAGGAATGGCTCCCGTTCTGATTAAAGGAGTAAACGGTGAATATTCTGTCATGTACTTTGGGGAGTCCATGGATAAGCCTGTACCATCTTCTGAAGCGAGAGCAATTGTATTATTGAAACCGGCAGATATTGTGCTAATTTGCAGCAGGACGCTGACTTTTGGTGAGTATATAACCCGCAATGGAATTGTTGTAGAAAGAGAGAAGATGGACCGTAATCTTAATCTGGTGCCCTTTCCGCAGCTTCGTTTTTTATCCAGGCTTTTAAAAGAAAATCCAGCGTGGCTCAAAGGTATTTAA
- a CDS encoding peptidoglycan-binding domain-containing protein gives MKKILASLAVVIMAWGISFSTASASAPGFHHPVDWDKNSILRKDARGVEVKNMQYIINVLRFYTDSSVIDSDGIFGPKTEAAVKQYQKKHNLLVDGVVGPRTWESFSQFIEKRGKNTCGAGGYMALRIHWKYDSSNF, from the coding sequence ATGAAAAAAATACTTGCTAGTTTGGCAGTTGTCATCATGGCCTGGGGGATTTCATTTTCAACAGCATCAGCTTCAGCGCCAGGATTTCATCACCCTGTGGACTGGGATAAAAATTCAATTTTACGCAAGGATGCGCGTGGTGTGGAAGTTAAAAACATGCAGTATATTATCAATGTTCTCAGATTTTATACCGATTCGTCAGTCATCGACTCCGATGGAATCTTTGGTCCGAAAACGGAAGCCGCTGTTAAACAATATCAAAAAAAGCACAACCTGCTCGTGGATGGTGTAGTGGGGCCGAGGACGTGGGAGAGCTTCTCTCAATTCATTGAAAAGAGAGGAAAGAACACTTGTGGAGCCGGTGGATACATGGCCCTAAGAATCCATTGGAAATACGATAGCTCTAATTTCTAG
- a CDS encoding VanW family protein, with translation MLLSWLTGMLLAVQPVSTPASISLMQQGQTIAIIDRKDFMIPLPGTPMIDSEKLELFTLKLERQVYRPPINAKINESGGIMPGENGSMLYKKAFKEQFYANFFSKGPAKLEIPQLTVHPRVDSELLGNIRTNHLAQYVTYFNRSHSSRTHNISLAAKAIDNQVVFPGETFSFNGVVGRRTTDKGYMRAPVIVRGELSEGVGGGICQVSSTLFNAVDRAGLHIVQRFSHSRSVPYVPKGRDATVSWYGPDFRFQNRYNQPILIRAKTYGGSMMVMISSSDVIHVPSKKP, from the coding sequence ATGTTACTTTCATGGTTAACCGGTATGCTGCTGGCCGTACAGCCCGTCAGTACGCCGGCGAGTATATCATTGATGCAGCAAGGCCAAACCATCGCAATTATCGATCGAAAAGATTTTATGATTCCGCTTCCGGGTACACCAATGATCGATAGTGAAAAACTCGAGTTGTTCACGTTAAAATTGGAAAGACAGGTCTACCGTCCGCCTATTAATGCAAAGATCAACGAATCTGGAGGCATCATGCCTGGAGAAAACGGATCCATGCTTTATAAGAAAGCGTTTAAAGAACAGTTTTATGCCAATTTCTTCAGCAAGGGACCTGCTAAACTTGAAATCCCTCAATTAACCGTACATCCCAGGGTTGACAGTGAGCTGCTCGGAAATATCAGGACCAATCACCTTGCTCAGTATGTTACCTATTTCAACCGTTCTCATTCATCCAGGACCCATAATATTTCACTTGCCGCAAAAGCGATTGATAATCAAGTCGTGTTTCCTGGAGAGACCTTTTCCTTTAACGGGGTCGTAGGCAGACGGACTACTGACAAAGGGTACATGCGTGCACCTGTTATTGTTCGTGGAGAGCTTTCAGAAGGAGTCGGCGGAGGAATCTGCCAGGTCTCCTCTACTCTTTTTAATGCCGTGGACCGGGCTGGACTTCATATTGTGCAGCGTTTTTCACACAGCCGAAGTGTACCTTATGTTCCAAAAGGCAGGGATGCGACCGTCAGCTGGTACGGGCCTGATTTCCGTTTTCAAAACCGTTATAACCAGCCGATCCTGATCCGGGCCAAAACCTATGGAGGGAGCATGATGGTGATGATTTCATCTTCTGATGTCATACATGTTCCTTCGAAAAAGCCCTGA